Proteins from a genomic interval of Haloplasma contractile SSD-17B:
- a CDS encoding ribonuclease HII, with product MTELNSLLKDLKNTLNEIEKNETSASKERSFEELSKKEQKEYNNYSKFLEMSAYEHDLFNQGVKYICGIDEVGRGPIAGPVVAAAVILPRDFYLPGLNDSKKLTAKKREQFYKEIISNAITYGIGVCTVNEIDHDNIYNATKVAMERAIKQLTIVPDHLLIDAMTLPIDHKQTSIIKGDAKSISIAAASIIAKVSRDQYMKKLSLRYPEYGFETNSGYGTKKHIDALNQHGITPIHRKSFEPVKTLLMPKLV from the coding sequence ATGACAGAATTGAATAGTTTACTAAAAGACCTTAAAAATACATTAAATGAGATTGAAAAAAACGAAACATCAGCTAGTAAAGAACGATCATTTGAAGAGTTAAGTAAAAAAGAGCAGAAAGAATATAATAATTATTCAAAATTTCTTGAAATGTCGGCTTATGAGCATGATTTATTTAATCAGGGTGTAAAATATATATGTGGAATTGATGAAGTAGGTAGGGGACCTATAGCAGGTCCGGTTGTTGCTGCTGCAGTTATTTTACCACGAGACTTTTACCTTCCTGGATTGAATGATTCAAAGAAGTTAACGGCAAAGAAGAGAGAACAATTTTATAAAGAGATTATTTCAAATGCTATTACATATGGTATCGGTGTTTGTACGGTGAATGAAATTGATCATGATAATATTTATAACGCTACAAAAGTCGCTATGGAACGCGCCATTAAACAGTTAACGATTGTACCTGATCATTTGTTAATTGATGCGATGACGTTACCTATTGATCATAAACAAACAAGCATAATTAAAGGTGATGCAAAAAGTATTTCGATTGCAGCCGCTAGTATTATTGCAAAAGTTTCAAGAGATCAATATATGAAGAAACTTTCTCTACGTTACCCTGAATATGGTTTTGAAACAAATTCTGGTTACGGAACGAAGAAACACATCGATGCGTTAAACCAGCATGGTATAACACCTATTCATAGAAAAAGTTTTGAACCTGTTAAGACCTTATTGATGCCAAAACTTGTGTAG
- the dprA gene encoding DNA-processing protein DprA encodes MTTRDILINLSTLALEVPTLYKYYSAIEKGIPIDAVLSEKHFKTYQALKEVPIEHNLQKQNIKIITIEDKLYPEPLRHIFRPPIVLYYMGDLNLLNKPIIAIIGSRNYSLYGKKVTEHLTKELIKNKIVVISGLAYGIDTIAHRTAINNLGKTISVIGSGFFHIYPKGHEKIAKEIAERHLLISEYPPHEAPVRSHFVFRNRLISALSSGVLVVEAKMKSGTMITVDYALNQGKQIYAIPSNLFEENGKGTNELIKEGAKVVTNIYDILEDFS; translated from the coding sequence ATGACTACAAGAGACATATTGATTAACTTATCTACTCTTGCTCTAGAAGTTCCAACTTTATATAAATACTATTCTGCTATAGAAAAAGGAATACCTATAGATGCTGTGCTTAGTGAGAAACATTTTAAAACTTATCAAGCATTAAAAGAGGTTCCTATTGAACATAATTTACAAAAACAGAACATAAAGATTATAACAATCGAAGACAAATTGTATCCTGAACCATTAAGACATATATTCAGACCACCGATTGTACTTTATTACATGGGAGATTTAAATCTATTAAACAAACCTATAATCGCGATTATAGGATCTAGAAATTACTCGTTATATGGAAAAAAGGTAACAGAACATTTGACAAAAGAGTTAATAAAAAATAAAATAGTGGTTATAAGTGGTCTAGCCTATGGAATTGATACAATAGCCCACAGAACAGCAATAAACAATCTGGGTAAGACAATATCAGTGATTGGGTCTGGTTTTTTTCATATATACCCTAAGGGCCACGAGAAGATTGCAAAAGAAATAGCAGAACGTCATTTGCTAATTAGCGAATATCCACCGCACGAAGCGCCTGTACGGTCACATTTCGTATTTAGGAATCGATTAATTAGTGCACTATCTAGCGGTGTATTAGTGGTTGAGGCTAAAATGAAAAGTGGCACGATGATTACAGTTGATTATGCACTCAATCAAGGCAAACAAATCTATGCGATTCCAAGTAATCTATTTGAAGAAAATGGTAAGGGAACAAACGAATTAATTAAAGAGGGAGCTAAGGTTGTAACGAACATTTATGACATTTTAGAAGATTTTTCCTAA